CGTCGCTCCAGACATAGTTAGTGCTCGATACACGAAGACTCCCAGTAAAATTAAATTCAACATTAAGTTCAAACGATTAATCACCGTTTGCAGCTGTCTATTCTTATAAAGAAATATGGCAACTATTGACAGGATTGCACTTGTAACAAATGCTCCAAAGTATACATTCTCATCCATGGCAACTACCTCATTGCCCTCACCGTCAACCCATAAGCTCACCAGAAAAATGAGTCCACCAGAAGTTGCCGCTGCAAGTAAAAGATAAATGGTTTGAATGCGTTGTATCATAGTGTTTGAGCGATCAAAATCACACAGGGCAAAAATATGACATAAGAAGTTAAAAGGTATAGTTCATTTAAATAAAAACTGTATTATTGCAGCATCTTTGAGTTAACCTCCTCTTTATAGGTTGACTAACGAGTGAAATTTTTCAAGAGATTTATCTACTCTTCATTTCCCATCAATAATCACATTTTCTTTTACATAGCTACATGTTTCAAATCGATGATTTAAAAGCAAAAAAATTACCAGAACTACACGTAATTGCAAAGGAACTTAATGTTCCAAAATTCAAACAACTTAGAAAACTTGATTTGGTCTATAAAATTTTAGACCTTCAAGCGTCTAATCCAGAGGCTGTTAAGCAAATAGACACATCTGGTGATCAAGCTAAGCCAGACCAAACCCCTTCTGAACAACAATCTGACAGTAAGAAATCTACTGCCTCAGAAAAGGGTCAGGAGAGGAAACGCACGCGTAAGCCTCGAGTTCAACATGATGATAAGCAGAACAAGGATACCGCTCGACACAGTGATAATAAATCACAAGTTGACTCTAAGCCTAAAAGACAGCGCACTCAGAAGGAAGGTCATAAAGAAAAGGCTCAACAAAATTCTGCTAAGGATCAACAAAGAAATACAAAAGATAAATCTTACTCTGACTCAAGTAAAAATGAGCTGAGCAACGATAGTAAACAGCAGTCCAAGTCTGATAACTCCAACAATAACCGCAATAAGAACCAGCGTAACAATAATAACAACAGTAATAATAACCACGTTCCTAAGGGTAATAAGGACAACCGCAACCGCTACCGCGATCCTGATTTTGAGTTTGATGGTATTATCGAGAGCGAGGGAGTTCTGGATATGATGCCAGATGGTTATGGTTTCTTGAGAAGTAGCGATTACAATTACTTAGCGAGTCCAGATGATATTTATGTTTCTCAGTCGCAGATCAGATTGTTTGGTTTGAAAACCGGTGACACGGTTCTGGGAATGGTGCGACCTCCTAAAGAAGGTGAGAAATATTTTCCTCTCATTAAAATTTCTCAGATCAATGGATTAGATCCTAAGGTTGTGCGTGATCGTGTTTCCTTTGAACACCTTACACCATTGTTTCCAAATGAGAAATTCAATCTCGCGGAGCGTAGAGCATCAGTTTCTACGCGTGTGATGGATCTCTTTGCACCTATAGGAAAAGGCCAGCGAGGTATGATCGTAGCCCAGCCTAAAACGGGTAAAACCATGTTGCTCAAGGATATTGCAAATGCCATCGCAGCAAACCATCCAGAAGTATATCAATTGGTTCTTCTGATCGATGAGCGTCCAGAAGAGGTCACAGACATGCAACGTAATGTAGATGGAGAGGTCATCGCTTCAACATTTGACAAGGAAGCTCATGATCACGTAAGAGTTGCTAATATTGTTTTGGAAAAAGCCAAAAGAATGGTCGAGTGCGGTCACGATGTAGTGATTCTTTTAGATTCTATAACGCGTCTCGCAAGAGCTTACAATACTGTGCAACCAGCAAGTGGTAAAGTTCTTTCTGGAGGTGTAGACGCAAATGCGCTTCACAAACCCAAAAGATTTTTTGGTGCCGCCCGTAATATAGAGGGAGGTGGCTCGTTGTCTATCATAGCGACGGCGCTTACTGAAACAGGTTCAAAAATGGATGAGGTGATCTTTGAAGAATTTAAAGGTACAGGTAACATGGAACTGCAACTGGATCGTAACATTTCTAATCGTAGAATCTTCCCGGCCATTGACCTTACTTCATCTTCTACACGTAGAGATGATCTTCTTCTAGAAAAGGATGTCGTGCAACGCATGTGGATCATGAGAAAATATCTCGCCGATATGAATCCGGTAGAAGCTATGGAATTTATGTCCCAACGTATTAAGCAAACGCGTAATAACGAGGAATTCCTCGCGACTATGAACGACTGATTTTAACTTGATCGTTTTTTAAATTTTTTTCTAGTGAAGTATTTAATAACCATTATTGCTTTTGTTCTATTCAGCCTTGCTTCAACTGCACAAGAGGCAACTACTGAATCAATCGATAACAGATTTGATGAAGTTGTTGATGGTGCTAATGACTTTAAGGAATATAAGGTCATCAAAAAATCTGAGATCAACAATCTCAGAAGAGAAGTTGCAAAATACTCAACGAGTCTTAATGATAAGATTGCTCAATTGGGAGATACCATCACAGATCAACGTAGAACCATCAAGCAATTGAGAGATGAGGTTTCAACGACTGATCAGGAACTGGTAAACGTAAATGCCGAGAAGGATTCCATGAATTTCATGGGTGTCCAGACCAGCAAATCGGCTTATCATACTGTTGTATGGAGCATTATAGGAGTTTTGGCACTTGCGCTGGTGATTTTTATTCTCAAGTTCAAGAGCAGTAACACAACGACTCGCAATTCCTTGAAACAACTCAAATCAACGGAAGAGGAGCTGGAAGATCTACGTAAACGTTCTATCGAAAAAGAACAAAAACTAGGTCGTCAACTTCAAGATGAACGCAACAAACTGGCGCGTTTGAAATCTGAGAAGTAAAACTGAATACATTGAATTATTTTAAGGCTGGATTTGATCCAGCCTTTTGTTTTTTCCGCTTTCCATCGGCCGCCATAGGCTTGCCGAAGGCACGGCGCGAAAGCGAGAAGATTGATATGATCGGGAACAACTCCTTGAACTTAGATGGACCTCTGAGGTTTTCAAAACCTCAGAGGTCTTATTACTACGAGGCTTCAACTTCCTCCCTACAGTTGTCTGGATCGAGTTCAAATTCAAAGTCATTCTACTCCCACTTAACCTGCATGCGCTTGATACGATCGGAGAGTTTTTCACTACTTAGTTTTTCGCGTAAGCGGTCTGTAATAATCGGGAAGGAGAAGGGCGTGGGTTGTTCGCAAGGGCACCAAACGACTTCTTGCTTCTGGATTCTTTCAAGCGCTTCTCGTAAGCGGTATTCTTCTATGGCTTGTTCAAAAGTTTCGGTGTAGGCTTGCCGGAACAACAGATTCTCGGGCTCGTTGTCTCTAAAAACCTCAAATAACAGCTGACTGCTGTTTTGCAAGTGTTTGGTTTTGATCAATTTGTTAGGGTAACCGGTAAAAACAAGTCCAGAAATCACGGCGATATCCCGAAACTTTCTACGAGCCATTTCAGTAGCATTAACGCTGGCTTGCAGGTCATCAGTCAGCATTTCTGGTGTGAGTAAGTTGTTGTCCAAAACTTCTTGCATGTCAAATGGTTGATCACTTAAAAGTTCAAAGCCATAATCATTAAATGCCAGTGAGAATGTGATAGGTTTCAATAAACTGATGCGGTAAGCAAGAACTCCAGCCATCGCCTCATGCACAAATCGCCCTTCAAATGGATAAAAAACCGTGTGGTATCCTTCACGAGTTTTAAAAGTCTCGATCAGAAATTGGTCTTTTTTAGGGACAATGCTCTCCCGTCGCTGTCGCTTGATTATGTCCTTTAATGCCTGTGCTTCTGGAGTGTGTTTTTGACCGGTTTGAAAGTTGGCCATTTCTTCTCGCAACAGTTCCCCTAGCTGCGAACTCAAAGGCAGTTTACTCCCTTGCCAATTGCTTACTTTGGCCTTTTTCTTTTTGGCGATTTTTACTTGGGCCACCA
This genomic interval from Nonlabens spongiae contains the following:
- the rho gene encoding transcription termination factor Rho, which encodes MFQIDDLKAKKLPELHVIAKELNVPKFKQLRKLDLVYKILDLQASNPEAVKQIDTSGDQAKPDQTPSEQQSDSKKSTASEKGQERKRTRKPRVQHDDKQNKDTARHSDNKSQVDSKPKRQRTQKEGHKEKAQQNSAKDQQRNTKDKSYSDSSKNELSNDSKQQSKSDNSNNNRNKNQRNNNNNSNNNHVPKGNKDNRNRYRDPDFEFDGIIESEGVLDMMPDGYGFLRSSDYNYLASPDDIYVSQSQIRLFGLKTGDTVLGMVRPPKEGEKYFPLIKISQINGLDPKVVRDRVSFEHLTPLFPNEKFNLAERRASVSTRVMDLFAPIGKGQRGMIVAQPKTGKTMLLKDIANAIAANHPEVYQLVLLIDERPEEVTDMQRNVDGEVIASTFDKEAHDHVRVANIVLEKAKRMVECGHDVVILLDSITRLARAYNTVQPASGKVLSGGVDANALHKPKRFFGAARNIEGGGSLSIIATALTETGSKMDEVIFEEFKGTGNMELQLDRNISNRRIFPAIDLTSSSTRRDDLLLEKDVVQRMWIMRKYLADMNPVEAMEFMSQRIKQTRNNEEFLATMND
- a CDS encoding DUF4293 domain-containing protein codes for the protein MIQRIQTIYLLLAAATSGGLIFLVSLWVDGEGNEVVAMDENVYFGAFVTSAILSIVAIFLYKNRQLQTVINRLNLMLNLILLGVFVYRALTMSGATAVAEKGIGMFIPILSIVLIVLANKAIRKDEQLVKSADRLR